One part of the Methanomassiliicoccales archaeon genome encodes these proteins:
- a CDS encoding ATP-binding cassette domain-containing protein, producing the protein MDPGARDALKAILRTEGLTKEYSGKAVVSDVNLEVREGDILGIMGPSGSGKSTLFRLINLLEVPTRGRIFFEGEEIKSLSPLAFLIRRKMALVSQKPVAMNRSVFNNIAYGLQLRGLNPESIEQKVSYYLEKLGLMESRDRNARSLSGGEMQRMCFARSVIVDPTLLLLDEFTANLDPTNIAILENAVRDFISQGGKAAIVITHNPFQAKRLCNRAALMIDGRIIEEGETSKIFNDPADERTRAFIKGEMIF; encoded by the coding sequence ATGGATCCAGGAGCGCGAGATGCTTTGAAGGCGATTTTGAGAACCGAGGGACTGACCAAAGAGTATTCGGGAAAGGCTGTTGTGTCAGATGTCAATCTAGAGGTAAGGGAGGGCGATATACTGGGGATCATGGGACCAAGTGGCTCTGGGAAATCGACATTGTTCAGGCTTATTAATCTCTTGGAGGTCCCAACAAGAGGGAGGATTTTTTTTGAAGGCGAAGAAATCAAGAGTTTAAGTCCTCTCGCCTTTTTAATAAGAAGGAAAATGGCACTCGTCTCTCAGAAACCAGTCGCCATGAACCGGAGCGTTTTCAATAACATTGCATATGGATTGCAACTCAGGGGCTTGAATCCTGAATCAATCGAGCAAAAGGTGAGTTATTACCTTGAGAAACTTGGTCTCATGGAGAGCAGGGACAGAAATGCACGATCGTTATCTGGAGGGGAGATGCAGCGTATGTGTTTTGCTAGATCCGTCATCGTTGATCCCACGCTCTTGCTACTTGACGAGTTCACGGCAAACTTAGACCCAACAAACATTGCAATCTTGGAAAATGCCGTTAGAGATTTCATTTCACAGGGCGGAAAAGCTGCAATCGTCATCACGCACAATCCTTTCCAGGCAAAGAGACTGTGCAATCGTGCGGCATTGATGATCGACGGAAGAATTATTGAGGAGGGGGAAACGTCAAAAATCTTCAACGATCCTGCTGACGAGAGAACAAGGGCATTTATCAAAGGCGAGATGATCTTTTAA